A single region of the Glycine max cultivar Williams 82 chromosome 20, Glycine_max_v4.0, whole genome shotgun sequence genome encodes:
- the LOC100811118 gene encoding ras guanine nucleotide exchange factor L isoform X1: MQLVHSDEPAPERRDWPEKPEDPKADNDSLDSGTDDGAALDVTGKSVEFPAAENAEDSAECLYVYKNVYSLIPKSVSRLARLRTLKFFGNEINLFAPEFGNLTTLECLQMKISSPGIGGLPLHTLKGLKELELSKGPPRPSAFPILTEISGLKCLTKLSICHFSIRYLPPEIGCLKKLEYLDLSFNKMKTLPAEITYLKGLISMKVANNKLVELPAAMSSLSRLESLDLSNNRLTSLGSLELASMHRLQELNLQYNKLLRIFQIPSWMCCNMEGNDEARYKDDCSSSVEMDLYESNFQENDETLSDGEAYNAFGPHNTSSSMLTSPSSSSRCFASRKSGKRWKRRYYLQQKARQERLNNSRKWKAVDHDDLLLSKKIHRISESGNHDSLASESCAEIESENGSLDDNNKRIFSERAVNDNAIDNDNNDEVITEKQFSGEDCCTTESKDEKDASLCSLEKRQSEQEEASCLELLESVSKSKRHLDRDLDNPKPCKSRKSISSSSLLSCKYSKISFCGTEDHLSDGFYDAGRDRPFMPLESYEQNQCLASREVILLDRKRDEELDAVMLAAQALVYNLKKLNGLNRHGNQVGVDNLQTASLLALFVSDHFGGSDRSAIVERTRKSVSGSNYNKPFVCTCSAGSSTSISSPTEPVANTIEDITLSKMSEKSLDSMKKRQNSIIIPIGSVQYGVCRHRALLFKYLCDHMEPPVPCELVRGYLDFSPHAWNIILIKRGATWVRMLIDACQPLDIREEKDPEYFCRYIPLNRTTIPLSTIGCPGPDYSFPSLTTCDELETKASTSLVKCKFGSVEAAAKVRTLEEQGSSADKIKNFKYNCLGEIRILGALKHPCIVEMYGHQISCQWSVSADGNPEHRVLRSAIFMEYVEGGSLKSYLEKLSEAGEKHVPVELALLIAKDVSCALSELHSRHIIHRDIKSENILFDLDRKRDDGTPTVKLCDFDSAVPLRSTLHACCIAHAGTPPPCVCVGTPRWMAPEVMRTMYKKNSYGLEADIWSFGCLLLEMLTLEIPYSGLSDSHFLDSLQMGKRPELTDELKVLSSMNEPTMIASGEELEKSDAEVDMLKFLVDLFYKCVEENPSKRPTAEEIHKMLLAHTGHLQV, translated from the exons ATGCAACTTGTTCACTCCGACGAACCCGCGCCAGAGCGCCGCGACTGGCCGGAGAAACCCGAAGATCCTAAAGCCGACAACGATTCTCTCGACTCCGGAACCGACGACGGCGCCGCTCTCGACGTCACCGGAAAAAGCGTCGAGTTTCCGGCGGCGGAGAACGCCGAGGACTCCGCGGAGTGCCTTTACGTGTACAAGAACGTTTACAGCTTGATTCCGAAGTCGGTTTCGCGGCTCGCCCGGTTGCGAACGCTGAAGTTCTTCGGAAACGAGATTAACCTTTTTGCGCCGGAATTTGGGAACTTGACGACGTTAGAGTGCTTGCAGATGAAGATTTCCTCGCCGGGGATTGGAGGCTTGCCGTTGCACACGCTCAAGGGTTTGAAGGAACTCGAACTCTCCAAAGGACCTCCTAGACCCTCGGCTTTTCCGATTCTGACCGAGATTTCGGGTctcaagtgtttgaccaagctTTCCATTTGCCATTTCTCTATTCG ATACCTTCCACCGGAAATTGGATGCTTAAAGAAACTGGAGTATCTTGATCTTTCGTTCAATAAAATGAAGACTTTGCCGGCGGAGATTACTTATTTGAAAGGCTTGATATCGATGAAGGTTGCGAATAATAAGTTGGTGGAACTGCCGGCAGCGATGTCTTCTCTGTCAAGGTTGGAGAGTTTAGACCTGTCGAATAATAGGTTGACTTCGTTAGGGTCCCTTGAACTTGCCTCAATGCATAGACTTCAAGAGTTAAATCTTCAG TACAACAAGCTGCTCAGAATTTTCCAAATTCCTTCATGGATGTGTTGTAATATGGAGGGAAATGATGAAGCTAGATACAAAGATGATTGCAGTTCTTCTGTTGAAATGGATCTTTACGAAAGCAACTTTCAGGAAAATGATGAAACCCTTTCTGATGGTGAGGCTTATAATGCATTTG GCCCTCATAATACCTCATCAAGCATGTTAACAAGCCCCTCATCTAGCAGCAGATGTTTTGCTTCCCGGAAGTCAGGCAAACGGTGGAAAAGGCGGTATTATTTACAGCAGAAAGCTCGTCAAGAACGTTTGAACAACAGTAGGAAGTGGAAAGCTGTAGATCATGATGACCTATTGTTGAGCAAGAAGATTCACAGAATTTCTGAATCAGGAAATCATGATAGTCTTGCTTCTGAAAGTTGTGCAGAAATTGAATCAGAGAATGGGAGCCtggatgataataataaaagaatattctCTGAACGAGCAGTAAATGACAATGCAATTgataatgataacaatgatgaagTAATTACTGAAAAACAGTTTTCTGGAGAAGATTGCTGCACTACTGAAAGCAAAGATGAAAAAGATGCATCCTTATGCTCCTTAGAGAAGAGGCAAAGTGAACAGGAAGAAGCATCTTGTTTAGAACTTTTGGAGAGTGTTTCTAAATCAAAGAGACATTTAGATCGTGATCTTGATAATCCTAAACCATGCAAGTCTAGAAAGTCAATTAGTTCTAGTTCATTATTGTCTTGCAAATACAGCAAGATCTCATTTTGTGGCACTGAAGACCATTTATCAGATGGCTTTTATGATGCAGGACGAGATCGGCCGTTTATGCCTCTTGAGAGTTATGAGCAAAATCAGTGTCTTGCTTCTCGTGAAGTCATCCTTTTGGACAG AAAAAGGGATGAAGAGTTGGATGCTGTTATGCTAGCTGCCCAGGCATTGGTTTATAATTTGAAGAAGTTAAATGGTTTAAACAGACATGGAAACCAGGTCGGGGTTGATAACTTGCAGACGGCATCATTGCTTGCACTCTTTGTATCAGATCATTTTGGTGGCAGTGATAGAAGTGCTATTGTAGAACGGACACGGAAATCTGTGTCTGGTTCAAACTATAATAAGCCTTTTGTCTGTACATGCTCAGCTGGAAGCAGTACCAGTATAAGTTCTCCCACTGAACCAGTTGCAAACACCATAGAAGATATCACTCTTTCAAAGATGTCAGAAAAATCTCTTGACTCTatgaaaaaaaggcaaaattcaATCATAATTCCAATTGGCTCTGTGCAGTATGGTGTATGTAGACATAGAGCTCTGCTTTTTAAG TATTTATGTGATCACATGGAGCCACCAGTTCCTTGTGAGCTTGTCAGGGGTTACCTAGATTTTTCACCACATGCCTGGAATATCATTCTGATTAAGAGGGGTGCTACATGGGTTCGAATGTTGATTGATGCTTGTCAACCTCTTGAtataagagaagagaaagatcctgaatatttttgcag GTACATACCTCTTAATCGAACCACAATTCCTCTATCAACTATAGGATGTCCAGGTCCTGATTATTCTTTTCCATCTCTCACTACATGTGATGAACTTGAGACAAAGGCTTCGACTAGTTTAGTTAAATGCAAATTCGGATCAGTTGAGGCTGCAGCAAAG GTGCGTACTTTGGAAGAGCAGGGGAGTTCGGCagacaaaattaaaaacttcaaaTATAATTGTTTGGGAGAAATTAGAATTCTTGGTGCTTTAAAACACCCCTGCATAGTGGAAATGTATGGACACCAAATTTCATGTCAATGGTCTGTCTCAGCTGATGGTAATCCTGAACACCGTGTATTAAGATCTGCAATTTTTATGGAGTATGTGGAAGGGGGCTCCCTAAAA AGCTATCTGGAGAAGCTGTCAGAAGCTGGTGAAAAGCATGTTCCTGTGGAGTTGGCTTTGCTTATTGCCAAAGATGTCTCTTGTGCATTGTCAGAGCTGCACTCTAGGCACATAATTCATCGTGAcataaaaagtgaaaacataCTGTTTGATTTGGATAGGAAGAGAGATGATGGAACTCCCACTGTGAAGCTCTGTGATTTTGATAGTGCAGTGCCACTAAGATCAACTTTACATGCGTGCTGTATTGCTCATGCGGGAACACCTCCTCCCTGTGTATGTGTTGGAACACCTCGGTGGATGGCTCCAGAGGTCATGCGgactatgtataaaaaaaactccTATGGATTG GAAGCTGACATTTGGTCGTTTGGATGTTTACTTTTGGAGATGCTGACTCTGGAAATTCCATATTCTGGACTTTCAGATTCACACTTCCTTGATAGTCTGCAG ATGGGTAAACGACCAGAATTAACTGATGAGCTGAAAGTATTGAGTTCAATGAATGAACCCACCATGATTGCATCTGGTGAAGAACTGGAAAAATCAGATGCTGAGGTAGACATGTTGAAATTCCTTGTTGATTTGTTTTATAAGTGCGtggaagaaaatccaagcaaaCGTCCTACAGCTGAAGAAATCCATAAAATGCTGCTTGCACACACAGGTCACTTACAAGTTTAA
- the LOC100811118 gene encoding ras guanine nucleotide exchange factor L isoform X2 — MQLVHSDEPAPERRDWPEKPEDPKADNDSLDSGTDDGAALDVTGKSVEFPAAENAEDSAECLYVYKNVYSLIPKSVSRLARLRTLKFFGNEINLFAPEFGNLTTLECLQMKISSPGIGGLPLHTLKGLKELELSKGPPRPSAFPILTEISGLKCLTKLSICHFSIRYLPPEIGCLKKLEYLDLSFNKMKTLPAEITYLKGLISMKVANNKLVELPAAMSSLSRLESLDLSNNRLTSLGSLELASMHRLQELNLQYNKLLRIFQIPSWMCCNMEGNDEARYKDDCSSSVEMDLYESNFQENDETLSDGPHNTSSSMLTSPSSSSRCFASRKSGKRWKRRYYLQQKARQERLNNSRKWKAVDHDDLLLSKKIHRISESGNHDSLASESCAEIESENGSLDDNNKRIFSERAVNDNAIDNDNNDEVITEKQFSGEDCCTTESKDEKDASLCSLEKRQSEQEEASCLELLESVSKSKRHLDRDLDNPKPCKSRKSISSSSLLSCKYSKISFCGTEDHLSDGFYDAGRDRPFMPLESYEQNQCLASREVILLDRKRDEELDAVMLAAQALVYNLKKLNGLNRHGNQVGVDNLQTASLLALFVSDHFGGSDRSAIVERTRKSVSGSNYNKPFVCTCSAGSSTSISSPTEPVANTIEDITLSKMSEKSLDSMKKRQNSIIIPIGSVQYGVCRHRALLFKYLCDHMEPPVPCELVRGYLDFSPHAWNIILIKRGATWVRMLIDACQPLDIREEKDPEYFCRYIPLNRTTIPLSTIGCPGPDYSFPSLTTCDELETKASTSLVKCKFGSVEAAAKVRTLEEQGSSADKIKNFKYNCLGEIRILGALKHPCIVEMYGHQISCQWSVSADGNPEHRVLRSAIFMEYVEGGSLKSYLEKLSEAGEKHVPVELALLIAKDVSCALSELHSRHIIHRDIKSENILFDLDRKRDDGTPTVKLCDFDSAVPLRSTLHACCIAHAGTPPPCVCVGTPRWMAPEVMRTMYKKNSYGLEADIWSFGCLLLEMLTLEIPYSGLSDSHFLDSLQMGKRPELTDELKVLSSMNEPTMIASGEELEKSDAEVDMLKFLVDLFYKCVEENPSKRPTAEEIHKMLLAHTGHLQV; from the exons ATGCAACTTGTTCACTCCGACGAACCCGCGCCAGAGCGCCGCGACTGGCCGGAGAAACCCGAAGATCCTAAAGCCGACAACGATTCTCTCGACTCCGGAACCGACGACGGCGCCGCTCTCGACGTCACCGGAAAAAGCGTCGAGTTTCCGGCGGCGGAGAACGCCGAGGACTCCGCGGAGTGCCTTTACGTGTACAAGAACGTTTACAGCTTGATTCCGAAGTCGGTTTCGCGGCTCGCCCGGTTGCGAACGCTGAAGTTCTTCGGAAACGAGATTAACCTTTTTGCGCCGGAATTTGGGAACTTGACGACGTTAGAGTGCTTGCAGATGAAGATTTCCTCGCCGGGGATTGGAGGCTTGCCGTTGCACACGCTCAAGGGTTTGAAGGAACTCGAACTCTCCAAAGGACCTCCTAGACCCTCGGCTTTTCCGATTCTGACCGAGATTTCGGGTctcaagtgtttgaccaagctTTCCATTTGCCATTTCTCTATTCG ATACCTTCCACCGGAAATTGGATGCTTAAAGAAACTGGAGTATCTTGATCTTTCGTTCAATAAAATGAAGACTTTGCCGGCGGAGATTACTTATTTGAAAGGCTTGATATCGATGAAGGTTGCGAATAATAAGTTGGTGGAACTGCCGGCAGCGATGTCTTCTCTGTCAAGGTTGGAGAGTTTAGACCTGTCGAATAATAGGTTGACTTCGTTAGGGTCCCTTGAACTTGCCTCAATGCATAGACTTCAAGAGTTAAATCTTCAG TACAACAAGCTGCTCAGAATTTTCCAAATTCCTTCATGGATGTGTTGTAATATGGAGGGAAATGATGAAGCTAGATACAAAGATGATTGCAGTTCTTCTGTTGAAATGGATCTTTACGAAAGCAACTTTCAGGAAAATGATGAAACCCTTTCTGATG GCCCTCATAATACCTCATCAAGCATGTTAACAAGCCCCTCATCTAGCAGCAGATGTTTTGCTTCCCGGAAGTCAGGCAAACGGTGGAAAAGGCGGTATTATTTACAGCAGAAAGCTCGTCAAGAACGTTTGAACAACAGTAGGAAGTGGAAAGCTGTAGATCATGATGACCTATTGTTGAGCAAGAAGATTCACAGAATTTCTGAATCAGGAAATCATGATAGTCTTGCTTCTGAAAGTTGTGCAGAAATTGAATCAGAGAATGGGAGCCtggatgataataataaaagaatattctCTGAACGAGCAGTAAATGACAATGCAATTgataatgataacaatgatgaagTAATTACTGAAAAACAGTTTTCTGGAGAAGATTGCTGCACTACTGAAAGCAAAGATGAAAAAGATGCATCCTTATGCTCCTTAGAGAAGAGGCAAAGTGAACAGGAAGAAGCATCTTGTTTAGAACTTTTGGAGAGTGTTTCTAAATCAAAGAGACATTTAGATCGTGATCTTGATAATCCTAAACCATGCAAGTCTAGAAAGTCAATTAGTTCTAGTTCATTATTGTCTTGCAAATACAGCAAGATCTCATTTTGTGGCACTGAAGACCATTTATCAGATGGCTTTTATGATGCAGGACGAGATCGGCCGTTTATGCCTCTTGAGAGTTATGAGCAAAATCAGTGTCTTGCTTCTCGTGAAGTCATCCTTTTGGACAG AAAAAGGGATGAAGAGTTGGATGCTGTTATGCTAGCTGCCCAGGCATTGGTTTATAATTTGAAGAAGTTAAATGGTTTAAACAGACATGGAAACCAGGTCGGGGTTGATAACTTGCAGACGGCATCATTGCTTGCACTCTTTGTATCAGATCATTTTGGTGGCAGTGATAGAAGTGCTATTGTAGAACGGACACGGAAATCTGTGTCTGGTTCAAACTATAATAAGCCTTTTGTCTGTACATGCTCAGCTGGAAGCAGTACCAGTATAAGTTCTCCCACTGAACCAGTTGCAAACACCATAGAAGATATCACTCTTTCAAAGATGTCAGAAAAATCTCTTGACTCTatgaaaaaaaggcaaaattcaATCATAATTCCAATTGGCTCTGTGCAGTATGGTGTATGTAGACATAGAGCTCTGCTTTTTAAG TATTTATGTGATCACATGGAGCCACCAGTTCCTTGTGAGCTTGTCAGGGGTTACCTAGATTTTTCACCACATGCCTGGAATATCATTCTGATTAAGAGGGGTGCTACATGGGTTCGAATGTTGATTGATGCTTGTCAACCTCTTGAtataagagaagagaaagatcctgaatatttttgcag GTACATACCTCTTAATCGAACCACAATTCCTCTATCAACTATAGGATGTCCAGGTCCTGATTATTCTTTTCCATCTCTCACTACATGTGATGAACTTGAGACAAAGGCTTCGACTAGTTTAGTTAAATGCAAATTCGGATCAGTTGAGGCTGCAGCAAAG GTGCGTACTTTGGAAGAGCAGGGGAGTTCGGCagacaaaattaaaaacttcaaaTATAATTGTTTGGGAGAAATTAGAATTCTTGGTGCTTTAAAACACCCCTGCATAGTGGAAATGTATGGACACCAAATTTCATGTCAATGGTCTGTCTCAGCTGATGGTAATCCTGAACACCGTGTATTAAGATCTGCAATTTTTATGGAGTATGTGGAAGGGGGCTCCCTAAAA AGCTATCTGGAGAAGCTGTCAGAAGCTGGTGAAAAGCATGTTCCTGTGGAGTTGGCTTTGCTTATTGCCAAAGATGTCTCTTGTGCATTGTCAGAGCTGCACTCTAGGCACATAATTCATCGTGAcataaaaagtgaaaacataCTGTTTGATTTGGATAGGAAGAGAGATGATGGAACTCCCACTGTGAAGCTCTGTGATTTTGATAGTGCAGTGCCACTAAGATCAACTTTACATGCGTGCTGTATTGCTCATGCGGGAACACCTCCTCCCTGTGTATGTGTTGGAACACCTCGGTGGATGGCTCCAGAGGTCATGCGgactatgtataaaaaaaactccTATGGATTG GAAGCTGACATTTGGTCGTTTGGATGTTTACTTTTGGAGATGCTGACTCTGGAAATTCCATATTCTGGACTTTCAGATTCACACTTCCTTGATAGTCTGCAG ATGGGTAAACGACCAGAATTAACTGATGAGCTGAAAGTATTGAGTTCAATGAATGAACCCACCATGATTGCATCTGGTGAAGAACTGGAAAAATCAGATGCTGAGGTAGACATGTTGAAATTCCTTGTTGATTTGTTTTATAAGTGCGtggaagaaaatccaagcaaaCGTCCTACAGCTGAAGAAATCCATAAAATGCTGCTTGCACACACAGGTCACTTACAAGTTTAA